In Prescottella soli, a genomic segment contains:
- a CDS encoding WS/DGAT/MGAT family O-acyltransferase: MPLPMSPADSVFLHGESREHPMHVGGLVLLQPPDGADAHDVREMLDTAIARNQVTPLLGKRPRRSISSLGQWSWETDTQFDIGHHIRHDALAQPGGMRELSALVSRLHSTLLDRNRPLWEMHLIEGLSNGRYAVYTKIHHSVADGVSAMRLLRRSLSIDSEKRDMPAPWEPRGHTERPAVDSGLLDLPLSAVRTAVDVVGEATGLVPAVTDSVLRALRNQGGPVSFAAPHSVFNVPITGARQFAARSWSLDRLRMVAKYADATINDVVLAMCSGALRSYLAEDGALPDRSLVAMVPVSLRGERDQPQQIGTSGDQSGNRIGTLMCNLGTDLTDPAERLGRIHTSMAEGKAALSSMSTAQILATAALGSAPLALDMLLGHHGPVRPPYNLVISNVPGPNVPLYWNGARLEALYPLSLPLDGQALNITCTSTDDAIAFGLTGCRRAMPQLGRILGGLDAELDALETAVGI; encoded by the coding sequence ATGCCGCTCCCCATGTCACCGGCCGATTCCGTTTTCCTCCACGGTGAGTCTCGGGAGCATCCCATGCACGTCGGCGGACTCGTCCTGCTGCAGCCACCGGACGGCGCCGATGCCCACGACGTCCGCGAGATGCTCGACACGGCGATCGCCCGCAACCAGGTCACTCCGCTGCTCGGGAAGCGCCCTCGGCGATCGATTTCGTCACTCGGACAGTGGAGTTGGGAAACCGACACCCAGTTCGACATCGGACACCACATCCGGCACGACGCCCTCGCCCAGCCCGGCGGGATGCGCGAGTTGTCCGCGCTGGTGTCTCGACTGCACAGCACGCTGCTGGACCGCAACCGCCCCCTCTGGGAGATGCACCTCATCGAGGGCCTCTCCAACGGTCGCTACGCGGTCTACACCAAGATCCACCACAGTGTCGCCGACGGCGTCAGCGCGATGCGCCTGCTGCGCCGCTCGCTGAGCATCGACTCCGAGAAGCGGGACATGCCGGCCCCATGGGAACCCCGGGGCCACACCGAGCGTCCCGCCGTCGACAGTGGATTGCTCGACCTGCCCCTGTCCGCCGTGCGCACCGCTGTCGACGTCGTGGGGGAAGCCACCGGGCTGGTCCCCGCGGTGACCGATTCGGTACTGCGCGCCCTCCGGAACCAGGGTGGGCCTGTGTCGTTCGCAGCCCCGCACTCGGTCTTCAACGTGCCGATCACCGGAGCCCGCCAATTCGCCGCCCGCAGTTGGTCACTCGACCGGTTGCGCATGGTCGCCAAGTACGCCGACGCCACGATCAACGACGTCGTGCTGGCGATGTGCTCCGGTGCTCTGCGCAGCTACCTCGCGGAGGACGGAGCCCTCCCCGACCGTTCGCTGGTCGCGATGGTGCCCGTGTCGCTGCGCGGCGAACGGGACCAGCCGCAGCAGATCGGGACCTCGGGCGACCAGAGCGGCAACCGGATCGGCACCCTCATGTGCAATCTCGGGACCGACCTCACCGACCCCGCCGAGCGACTCGGCCGGATCCACACGTCCATGGCCGAGGGCAAAGCCGCACTGAGCAGCATGAGCACCGCGCAGATCCTAGCGACGGCCGCGCTCGGATCCGCGCCGCTGGCGCTCGACATGCTGCTGGGACACCACGGACCGGTGCGACCGCCCTACAACCTCGTCATCTCCAACGTCCCGGGGCCGAATGTCCCGTTGTACTGGAACGGCGCGCGGCTCGAGGCGCTCTACCCGCTCTCGCTCCCGCTCGACGGCCAGGCCCTCAACATCACCTGCACCAGTACCGACGACGCGATCGCGTTCGGCCTCACCGGTTGCCGTCGCGCGATGCCGCAGCTGGGGCGGATCCTCGGCGGTCTCGACGCCGAACTGGACGCCCTCGAGACCGCCGTCGGGATCTGA
- a CDS encoding HNH endonuclease family protein, whose product MRRVLAVFGSVCIAVLMAIGYVLVDEWLGTDGGQDSGSTPHTIPAGELTGLLAQVTVAPELPMTGYSREQFPHWDQNTPEHGFGAEFAQYSRCTTRDVMMLRDAVGPVQLDPKTCALTVGSGGGWQDEYGFIDRKTGELKPYKWMTASSEVDAEHIVPLAEAWRSGASKLDEATRRNIANDAVNLVAADPSANRSKGDQDAANYLPPGKFRCTYVDRYLQVKVKYGLAVDSAEQAALRTAVDDCVRQGGAG is encoded by the coding sequence ATGCGTCGAGTTCTGGCCGTGTTCGGGTCGGTATGTATCGCCGTGCTCATGGCGATCGGTTACGTCCTCGTCGACGAGTGGCTGGGGACCGACGGTGGGCAGGATTCCGGCTCCACCCCGCACACGATTCCTGCGGGTGAACTCACCGGCCTGCTCGCGCAGGTGACGGTCGCACCCGAACTGCCGATGACGGGCTACAGCCGTGAGCAGTTCCCGCACTGGGATCAGAACACACCCGAACACGGATTCGGTGCCGAGTTCGCGCAGTACAGCCGGTGCACGACGCGCGACGTGATGATGCTGCGCGACGCGGTCGGCCCCGTGCAACTGGATCCGAAAACATGTGCGCTGACAGTCGGTTCCGGCGGCGGCTGGCAGGACGAGTACGGCTTCATCGACCGGAAGACCGGCGAGTTGAAGCCGTACAAGTGGATGACGGCCTCGTCGGAGGTCGACGCGGAGCACATCGTCCCCCTGGCGGAGGCGTGGCGCTCGGGGGCCTCCAAACTGGACGAGGCCACCCGCCGCAACATCGCCAACGACGCAGTCAATCTCGTGGCGGCGGATCCGTCGGCCAATCGGTCGAAGGGTGACCAGGACGCGGCGAACTACCTGCCGCCCGGGAAGTTCCGGTGCACGTACGTCGATCGATACCTCCAGGTGAAGGTAAAGTACGGCCTAGCTGTCGACTCCGCCGAGCAGGCCGCCCTGCGGACCGCCGTCGACGACTGTGTCCGTCAAGGAGGGGCCGGATAA
- a CDS encoding aldo/keto reductase has product MSPTMQYVTLPGTDLVVSTVSLGCNNFGSRIDEAESRAVVDAAFEQGITFFDTADVYSAGESEKILGAALDGRRDQAVVATKFGAPMGETDKGSSPDYVRRACDASLRRLGVDHIDLYYQHMPDPTVPIEDTLGALHELVQAGKVRHIACSNSSAQQIDRAVETASERGLPRFVAAQIEWNLLERKVEAAIVPTCEQRDLAVIPYYPLAAGLLTGKYRRGSDFPKGSRFDKSEYFAATATDDALTRVEELLTLASKLDRQLSELAVAWLDAKPHVASVLIGSATPAQVARNTTHLRRPLDEDELAMIDDFLAGR; this is encoded by the coding sequence ATGTCCCCCACCATGCAGTACGTCACCCTCCCCGGGACCGACCTCGTCGTGTCGACGGTGTCCCTCGGCTGCAACAACTTCGGTTCGCGGATCGACGAGGCGGAGTCCCGCGCCGTGGTCGACGCCGCATTCGAGCAGGGGATCACCTTCTTCGACACGGCCGACGTCTACTCCGCCGGGGAGTCGGAGAAGATCCTCGGCGCTGCACTCGACGGCCGCCGCGACCAGGCCGTCGTGGCAACGAAGTTCGGCGCACCCATGGGCGAGACCGACAAAGGTTCGTCGCCCGACTACGTCCGGCGCGCGTGCGATGCCAGCCTGCGCCGGCTGGGCGTCGACCACATCGACCTCTACTACCAGCACATGCCCGACCCGACCGTCCCGATCGAGGACACACTCGGCGCGCTTCACGAACTGGTGCAGGCCGGCAAGGTGCGGCACATCGCATGCTCCAACAGTTCGGCGCAGCAGATCGATCGGGCGGTCGAAACCGCGAGCGAGCGCGGGTTGCCACGCTTCGTGGCCGCGCAGATCGAGTGGAACCTCCTCGAGCGCAAGGTCGAAGCCGCGATCGTGCCGACCTGCGAACAGCGGGACCTCGCGGTGATCCCCTACTACCCGCTGGCCGCGGGCCTGCTCACCGGCAAGTACCGCCGGGGCAGCGACTTCCCCAAGGGCTCGCGCTTCGACAAGTCCGAGTACTTCGCGGCCACCGCCACCGACGACGCCCTCACCCGCGTCGAGGAACTGCTGACGCTCGCGAGCAAGCTCGACCGTCAGCTGTCCGAACTGGCGGTCGCGTGGCTCGACGCCAAGCCCCACGTCGCCTCCGTCCTGATCGGCTCGGCCACGCCCGCGCAGGTCGCCCGCAACACCACGCACCTGCGCCGCCCCCTCGACGAGGACGAACTGGCGATGATCGACGACTTCCTCGCCGGGCGCTGA
- a CDS encoding beta-ketoacyl-ACP synthase III, with protein MVAQISNSTEVRQAAILGLGVYRPERVVSNDEICQTIDSTDEWIQTRSGIKNRRFANDDESVLAMAIASGRKALEASGIKGEQIGAVVIATSTYPAQTPQCASLVAEALGTGGSAAFDLTAGCAGFCYALSVASDMVRVGTEDYVLVVGVERMTDSTEPTDRTVRFIFGDGAGAVVVGPSETPGIGPVVWGSDGSQADAIRQEPDWLTYTKDPSQRPWIRMEGTTVFRWAAFEVGKIALKAAERAGVALEDLGAFIPHQANGRINEVIARQIKLPETVPVSDDIAETGNTSAASIPLAMEEVIRTGKAKPGELALLVGFGAGLSYAGQVVTLPPLAQD; from the coding sequence ATGGTTGCGCAGATCTCGAACTCCACCGAGGTCAGGCAGGCCGCCATCCTCGGGTTGGGGGTTTACCGCCCGGAGCGGGTCGTGAGCAACGACGAGATCTGCCAGACGATCGACTCCACCGACGAGTGGATCCAGACGCGGTCGGGCATCAAGAACCGCCGTTTCGCCAACGACGACGAGTCCGTGCTGGCGATGGCCATCGCGTCGGGCCGCAAGGCACTCGAGGCGAGCGGCATCAAGGGCGAGCAGATCGGCGCCGTCGTCATCGCGACGTCCACCTACCCGGCCCAGACGCCGCAGTGCGCCTCGCTCGTCGCCGAGGCGCTCGGCACGGGCGGATCGGCCGCGTTCGACCTGACGGCCGGCTGCGCGGGCTTCTGCTACGCGCTGTCCGTCGCCTCGGACATGGTCCGCGTCGGCACGGAGGACTACGTGCTCGTCGTCGGCGTCGAGCGGATGACCGACAGCACCGAGCCGACGGACCGCACCGTGCGGTTCATCTTCGGTGACGGCGCCGGCGCGGTCGTCGTCGGCCCGAGCGAGACGCCGGGCATCGGTCCGGTCGTGTGGGGCTCGGACGGCTCCCAGGCCGACGCGATCCGCCAGGAGCCGGACTGGCTCACGTACACGAAGGACCCGTCGCAGCGTCCGTGGATCAGGATGGAGGGCACGACGGTCTTCCGCTGGGCCGCCTTCGAGGTGGGCAAGATCGCGTTGAAGGCCGCCGAGCGGGCCGGTGTCGCGCTCGAGGATCTGGGTGCGTTCATCCCGCACCAGGCGAACGGCCGCATCAACGAGGTCATCGCCCGCCAGATCAAGCTGCCCGAGACCGTTCCGGTGTCCGATGACATCGCCGAGACCGGTAACACGTCCGCGGCCTCGATTCCGCTGGCGATGGAGGAAGTGATCCGCACGGGCAAGGCGAAGCCGGGCGAGCTGGCGCTGCTGGTCGGCTTCGGTGCCGGCCTGTCGTACGCCGGCCAGGTCGTCACGCTGCCGCCGCTCGCGCAGGACTGA